A part of Saccharomonospora amisosensis genomic DNA contains:
- the fbp gene encoding fructose-1,6-bisphosphate aldolase/phosphatase, with amino-acid sequence MTTLSIIKADTGGFVGHSAVHPDLLATAQEAARRAVGDGLLLDAHVASCGDDVSLIMTHEHGADSERVHGFAWDTFQETTEVAKRLGLYGAGQDLLSDAFSGNLKGMGPGYAELEFTDRPSEPVICFLADKTEPGAWNLALYKMFADPFNTAGLVIDEKMHAGFRFEVYDLFEEKRITFDCPEELYDMLMFIGAPARYVVHAVESRNLTEQAAATSTQRLSLIAGKYVGKDDPVMIVRCQSGLPAVGEVLEPFSFPYTVGGAMRGSHHAPLLPVSIPDAHTARFDGPPRVVALGFQITDGRLIGPRDMFADPSFDGARQQANTAMDYLRRHGPFEPHRLPLEDLEYTTMRALEARIAQRWQPMPEVATTMAR; translated from the coding sequence ATGACGACATTGAGCATTATCAAGGCCGACACCGGCGGATTCGTCGGGCACTCGGCCGTACACCCGGATCTACTGGCCACGGCACAGGAAGCGGCGCGCCGCGCTGTCGGCGACGGGCTGCTGCTGGACGCCCACGTCGCCAGTTGCGGCGACGACGTGTCGCTGATCATGACTCACGAGCACGGGGCCGACAGCGAGCGAGTGCACGGCTTCGCGTGGGACACCTTCCAGGAAACCACCGAGGTGGCGAAGCGGCTCGGACTCTACGGCGCGGGTCAGGACCTGCTCAGCGACGCGTTCAGCGGCAACCTCAAGGGCATGGGGCCCGGTTACGCCGAACTGGAGTTCACCGACCGACCGAGCGAGCCGGTGATCTGCTTCCTGGCCGACAAGACCGAACCGGGCGCGTGGAATCTGGCGCTTTACAAGATGTTCGCCGACCCGTTCAACACCGCGGGGCTGGTCATCGACGAGAAGATGCACGCGGGTTTCCGCTTCGAGGTCTACGACCTGTTCGAGGAGAAGCGAATCACCTTCGACTGCCCTGAAGAGCTCTACGACATGCTGATGTTCATCGGCGCGCCCGCGAGGTACGTCGTGCACGCGGTGGAGTCACGAAACCTGACCGAGCAGGCGGCTGCCACGTCGACGCAGCGGTTGTCGCTGATAGCGGGTAAGTACGTCGGCAAGGACGACCCGGTGATGATCGTGCGCTGCCAGTCGGGATTGCCCGCCGTGGGTGAGGTGCTGGAGCCGTTCTCCTTCCCCTACACCGTCGGCGGCGCCATGCGCGGGTCGCATCACGCACCGCTGCTGCCGGTGAGCATTCCCGACGCACACACCGCACGCTTCGACGGCCCGCCGCGGGTGGTGGCGCTGGGCTTCCAGATCACCGACGGCAGGCTCATCGGGCCTCGGGACATGTTCGCCGACCCGTCGTTCGACGGCGCTCGGCAGCAGGCGAACACCGCCATGGACTACCTGCGCAGGCACGGCCCGTTCGAGCCGCACCGGTTGCCGCTTGAGGACCTGGAATACACCACGATGCGGGCGCTGGAAGCGCGGATCGCGCAGCGGTGGCAACCGATGCCGGAGGTCGCTACGACCATGGCGCGGTGA